Genomic segment of Mastomys coucha isolate ucsf_1 unplaced genomic scaffold, UCSF_Mcou_1 pScaffold23, whole genome shotgun sequence:
TATAGGTTCATAGACTTTATTGGCTGTACAATGAACAGCAAAGAAAACGTTAACTATCACTCTGGGGGCATCAATGTAGACATGGAAAGTGGTAGTgccacttgtaatcccagatcTTCAAAGGCTGAGGCAGATTTGCCTCACTGTGACCTACACAGTGATTTTAATGCCAGACTAGGATACATAacaaaactctgcctcaaaaggccaaccaagctggagagatggctcagcagttaagaaccctggctgaccttccagagaacccagggttGATTAGTAGCACCTATATACCAGCTCTCAGCTGTCTTTAACTTCAGTTCTAAAGGACTGAACACCCTCCTCTATCCTCTGTCAGCAGtaggcatgtggtgcacagacatacacagaggcaaaacacccatacacaaaaaataaaataataataaaactaaaagacaaatatACATATCATGAAGTTAACAATGTCAAAGTTTACATATAATAGGATCTCATAGAAAACATTTGCATAAATGAAAAGAGTAGAATATTGACTGGAATATTCACAGTTTGCTTCTAGATGGGAGACTTATAGGatagaggttttgtttgttttgttttgttttgggacagggtttctctgtgtaatgctggctgtccttgaactcactctgcagcccaggcaggcctcaaactcagagatctgctcccaagtgctggaattaaaggcgtgcatcaccactgtaCTGCACAGCtagttcttaatttttaaatcataatttgTTATGTTTCTCAAATGCTCTGTAATTAATACTATTTTTGAACAAACTTTATTGAGATCTTTTAAATAATGCATGTACTGATTAGAGTTTTCCAACCTCTCTGGTCTTAttaattccatgaaaaaaaaaaaaaacaatgaattgatgCTCTAGAAATGAGCTAGAATTTCTACAaggagaaggagcaagaaaggaaggcaaCATCTTGTTTTAGGCTCTACACTGAACAGCACAGAAGGTCTTGTAAGGTCACCACACTCCCGACAACACACCAGCACTTACAGAGGGCGCTCCAGGCACAGAGGAATTACAGACTCTCATAACCACTTGAGTCCCCATCTTCAGATTCCCCTAGATGATCCGATTCAGAGCCACCTTAAGATAGGAAAAGGAGATCCGTGAAAATACATAggagaagaaaattcaaaagtTAAATTAACTTAGGAGGAGTCATGTCACTCCCTTTAATCTATCAACTTAAGTCATCTTGAAGTGCCAGACTTAGAATACTGATGAGCAGCAGGTAAGATACTGCAATgccttttatttgtgtgtctatgtgttgaTGACTGTAGTTGGTGGTCAGTGACCGTGGAGGTCAAAAGATAGgatggatctcctggagctggagttactggaaGTTGTAAGctaactcaggtcctttggaagagcagtaaccACTCTtgatagctgagccatctctctagttcttcAGGGACACTTTAAAACAACTTTAACTTAGGTTTTCACAGAAATAAGGAGGATGCTTTCTTGGCTCCACTCTCCACCACCTCCCCCGACACACAGTCTTTCCTACACACTTGTCCAAAagcaaaaaactaacaaacaaacaaacaaaaaaaaaaacatgggatTTATTCAGATAACCAGAAGAAATACCAGATTATCTGCTCCAGAGACATTTTTCATTCTTCAGAAACttcttaaacttatttttatttttatcctcagGAACTTTTAACCCCCACAAGAAGCATATACTTTGAAacagagtggtggtggtgggtttgaGAAAGAGtcccacatagcccaggctggcctccaattttcTATGAAATAgagaatggctttgaactcctgatcatcctgtCTCCACGCTCTAAGTGGAGAGATCACAAATACATACGCCACACCTGGCTCAGCATTTAAAATTCTACAGCAGAATTTGTCTACAGAATTTTATATTAGCATAGTGTTGCCTACAGCATTTTATTTGACGCTCATAGTTAAGAATCCTTAAAAAGAGTTATTTTGTTTACAGAAAATAAGTCATGGAGTTGCCCTTCCAATTTGCAGCGAGGGTAGTCTTCCACCCCACCTCTTCTAAACCCACTTGCACTAACTGGGTCGGTGTCAGAGAAAAGGCCTAGCAATTGCTataaaggtggtggtggtggtggtggcagcggcggcggcagcagagACGACAACTATTGAATTTTATGTGATACTACAACCATTGTAAATTTGCATTGATTCTCTATAAGGTTGATAATAGCAACACTAATGTGTGGTGTACCTGcgtacgtgcgtgcgtgcgtgcgtgtgtgtgtgtgtgtgtgtgtgtgtgtgtgtgtgtctgtgtgtgtgtgtgtgtgtgtctgtgtgttgcaATTCCCTTGTCAGTACTGTAACCATCTTCAGGGAATCACCCTCTTATCAAACCAACAGGTATATTTGGGGAGAATGGTACGACGGGTTAAGAAAAGGGAATGAGTTACAACTCATCTCCAAGCTCTAAAGTCAGACGGAAAAATTCTGCGTTTTTCCCTTCACTCCCTCGTTTCTGCTGCACGTCCCTACTTCCAATCTGGAGGCTCAACAGATGGTAATGATATTTCTCAGCTACTCACCACATTTTGGTACCTACCTCATAAATTATCGGTCCGTTTGGTTCAGCATCTTCCCGGCTGCCCCGCACTTTTACAGAGCAGCgtgttcctgctgccatggcGACACGGAGGCCCGCGTCGGTCTGGCCTGCCTTCGCTGGACAAGAGCCAGCCCTAGCAAGCCTTTGCTCTTCTCCTGCCTTCTAGGCCCCGCCTCCAGCCGACCAAGAACCCGCCCCTACCACTCTGGACCCGCCTTCCAGCATCCGGACCAGAACTCCCTACCAGCCTCCAGCTCCGCATTCCCACCCCGCTCATTTAGCCCCGCCTACTGCCCGCCTTCAACCAATGGGAGCTTGCTGTCTTCACAAACCCATATCCCAACCGCCCTTCCATAGTGTGGGCTAGGACACCTTATAAAACTCAGCCCTAGGAACAATCAATCACTAGCCTGTTCTTTATACTATTTATTGATTCTAAAGGTTCTTCAGACGAGAGCTAACAGTCCTGCCAGGAAAGTTTCTCCAGGATGTCATCTCCAGGCTGTTGGTGTCGTCAAACTGAAGTCCTTGCGGCTCAGTGGGTGGAGTCCCATCTCTGTGATAAGGTTCTGGAGCCTTTGACCTAGCTATTAGGTTGTCCACAGTAGTCCTGAGGCTGTGTGCAAAAACTCAGAAAATTTCCCCAGAGCATTTTTCTTCGGTTTTGGGGTATAGGTGTATAAATGGGATATAATTAGCTAGCAGAGAGTGGCCACATTTGTAACCCCAGCCCTGGTAGTAAGAGGCTGGGATAGATCATGGatttcaaggccatcttcagctatgtagcaagttccaggccagcctgggctacataagatcctgtttctcaaaaaacaaaacaaccaagaaataagcaaataacaacaaaaatcccaaacaaaatcaaatatcATTAAATAATTCCTATCAGAAACAGCCAAGTGCATAGAAGGTTCTTGCTGCATTTGAGAATCCAAACGACATTAGCGGGTCAAAGAACAACCTTTctgcacataaatatttttttggaaCTCAGTCCACCCATACTTGTTAGCCTTACCACCACAGTGCCAAACCAAAAGATTCATAGTGGAGAGAGTAGGGGGACCCATAATTCCAGATGTTCTGGTGTCCTTTAAGATTAAAACATGGCCAATGTCCTTGTTCTTGAGAACAGTAGATTATTCCCACAGGATGGTAAAATCATAGAAATGGGAACTTCCTCCCAAGGGCTCACACCAGTGTTCCGTTGTTGCTGTCATATTGCGGTGTGGCCTGGGGAAAGCGAAGGGTGGCATACTCCGTAGCAGATTCTGAATGCAGGCATTCCACCTTCTTGAGAGAGTATGGCCGCATCTGGCTGAGCACATGAATGTCCGCGTAATGCAAGTCATTCTCCTCTGATGTGGAGTCTgaacttttcttttgagatacagGCAGCTGCAACACTTGCTCGTACATTGGTGCTGTTGTTTCATAGTCCTGGTAGAAATCAacagaattttttgttgttgttttttgggttttttggggtttttttgtttgtttgtttgtttttccagacagagtttctctgtgtagccctgggaaATCAACAGAATTAAGAAAGGTTCCCATGCAGGACCAGTTAGACTGAAGTCCCCTTACTGTGTTCCTTTAGGAAGCCAGGTAACAAACACAAGatgagtctctgtgtctctctgtctctgtgtctctctctgtgtctctttgtctctgtctctctttctgtgtctctctgtctctgtgtctctctgtctctgtgtctctctgtctctgtctctctttgtctctctctgtgtctctctgtctctgtctctctgtctctctgtgtgtctctctgtctctctctgtgtctctgtctctctttgtct
This window contains:
- the CUNH11orf52 gene encoding uncharacterized protein C11orf52 homolog, with amino-acid sequence MSENQLDSLGDSSAMGNRLCCGGSWSCPSTFQKKNKTGSQARPTLRILKQQQLWQNGTKDYETTAPMYEQVLQLPVSQKKSSDSTSEENDLHYADIHVLSQMRPYSLKKVECLHSESATEYATLRFPQATPQYDSNNGTLV